TTTGTTAGCATGCAGTTATTCATAGTATGCTTTAAAATTCTCGAAGTTTGGTTGGTAGTAGTGTCCtttctttcattcctgattttggtaatttgagttttttctctttttttccttggtCAGTCTGGCTAAAGATTGGTCcaatttattgatcttttcaagcAACCACCTTCCCTATTGTTTTTCTAACCTCTGTTTCACTTATTTCCAGTCTGATCTTTATTGTTTCTTCCTTCTACTTGCTTTGGgattaatttcctctttcttttctattttcttaaggtGGAAATTTAGGTTATTGATTTGAACAGATTTTTAAGTTGGTGTTTGCAGGTGTAAATTAAACCTCTGAGCACGCTTTTTTTCTATGATAATAACTGCAGTGCATATCCTTGTGATGGGGTCATTGCACAACGTGTTTCTATGGGATAAATCCCTGGGAGAGAGCTTGCTGAGGTGGCAGTCGTTTCTGGTACTAGCAGTCATGTCTCACTGTCTCTGCCCACCGGCTTGGCCCTCCAGCCCCTGCAGATCAAATCAGTAGTGGCACCGGAGCATGTGAAGGGTTACATCTACGTGGAGGCCTACAAGCAGACCCACGTGAAGCAGGCCATCGAGGGTGTGGGCAACCTGCGGCTTGGATACTGGAACCAGCAGATGGTGCCCATCAAGGAGATGACGGATGTGCTTAAAGTGGTGAAGGAGGTGGCCAACCTGAAACCCAAATCCTGGGTCCGCCTCAAGCGGGGCATCTACAAGGATGACATCGCTCAGGTGCCTGGGGCTGGGATGGGGCAGCTGAGGAGGCCAGGGCGCTCTGTTCTATCCTCCGTTCTCTATGCTTTATCCTTTCCAGCCCTCTAATTTAGTCAGAGAGCAGAACCCACTCAGGTCAGGTGAAGCAGAGTCTGGACTTTGTTGCGAACACACAGGAAATGGAGGACCATCTTCTGTGGGTGTTCGATGAATGTTAGGTAATGATCTGAAGATGGTGAGGAAGTGAGCCATGTGAGGTTCTCGGGAAAGAGGTGTGGCAGAAAGCAGCATGTGAGCCAGGATGGGCGAAGCAGAGTGAGCGAGGATGAGAGTGGCAGGAGATGAGCTCAGGGAGGCAATGGGGGCCTGTAGCCCATCCAAGAACTTTGCCTTTTACTGGAGTAAGATGGGAGGCTCCAAGGGAAGCTTGGATTTTAATAGGATTACTCTGCTGACTACATGGAGATCAGACCACTGATTCTCAAGCAGGGGTACCCCCAGGGGACCTTTTACATAGAATGGAGACATTTCTGGTGGTTTTAACTGGGAAATGAGTTGATTCTAACATTCAGTGGGTAGAAGTCAGGGATGCTGCCAACATCTGACAAGGCCTGGGACAACCCCGCACAACAAAGGATCACCTGGCTAAGGAAACCCTGCAATAAACAGGATGGGGCCACAGGAGCAGGGAAATCCGTGAGGAGACTGCTGTCTGGGTTGCAGGTGATGGTGGACAGGACCGAGGTTGCAGTAGTAGAGGGGGGAGAAGAGGTCAGAATTGTTGAAGGCAGAGCTGACAGGTTTGCTTCCAGGTTGGATGTGGGTGTAAAAGAAAGATAGGAGTGAAGAGTGCCTCCCACATTGTGTGCCTGAGCAGAAGGAGGAATGGCGGGGACCTGTGGGGAGAGGAGCAGATTTGGAGGCAATCAGGAGGTTAGCTGCAGTTATGCTGGGTTTGACGGATCTTTTAGACATCCAGGTGGAGCTGTCGTCAGTGGGTACTTAATTTCAGGCTGGAGGGAAGACAGTCTAGAGAATGAATCTGGAGGAGTTGTCAGCAGTTTCGTTTCCTCTCATCATGCTCTGTCCCTGGCCCTTCCTGGCATCTCCTCACCCTCCCTGTGTCTGGAGCTGGGGAGGGAACGCTGGGGCCTTGCTGACCTCCCAACCGGACTTCTCAGGTGGATTATGTGGAGCCAAGTCAAAACACCATCTCCCTGAAGATGATCCCACGCATCGACTACGACCGCATCAAGGCCCGCATGAGCTTGGTACTGTGGGGATGTGCTGCTGGGAGCGGGGAGGGCGTGCTTGATCCCTGCTGGTGGCCAAGTCCTCGTCCCGCATGCTTCCCATCCATGCCTCTTTTCCTACACAGAAAGACTGGTTTGCCAAAAGGAAGAAGTTTAAGCGGCCCCCACAGAGGCTGTTTGATGCAGAAAAGATCAGGTGAGTGTCCTTGGGCTGGGCCGGGTGCCCAGATCTGTGGTGTAGGATGTCCCTTTGCAGATTCTCCTGTAGAGCTGGGCTCCCAGAGCCGTCGAGGGTTTAGCTTATGAGTGGTTAACTTGGCATTGTAGCCTTAGCCAAGCTATTTAACATACCTGTGCCTCAGAGTTTCCTCTGCTGCAAAGATCAGTAAGAGTAACCCTCGCTTCCTAGGATTGCACTGAGACTCAAAAgaattaatatgtgtgtgtgcccaaAATAGCACTTGGTACCTAGTCAGTGTGAGGAATGGTGTCACTTATTGAAATGAGATTTGTCGACACATCAGGCCTTATAGTCTCTTTCCTGATCTCCTAATGCCTGGACACCTCAGATGGGGTGCAGAGCCCCTTCTGCTCAGGACGTCTctgtccctctccccctccccagctgAGTGGACCTCTGGAGCACCCCAGGGTTTCCATCATCCCAGGGCTTCtgggggctccagcagggagggTAGGTGAGGAGGATGAAGCAACAAAAGCAGCCAGTGACACTTGCCCTCTGGTCCTGCTCTGGAACACATCGTAAATGTGAACAGACAGTTTTTTCATTCTGATAAAGGCTGGATTGTAGAATGAGCCTGTTGATCTGCTAGGCTGGGCTAATACCTCTAGGCCAGGCCAGATTAATACTTCACATGCCTGAATTGGACTCATTTACAGCACTGGTCTCCCCCCAACTGGAAATCCCCTTATTGAGAACAAACCAGAGTGACCTTTCCCTGCCCCGCAGCCGTCAGTCTGACGTAGTGCCCAGACCTGCCCAGCTGAGCACACTCGAACCCCTCTCCCTAGATGCACCGTGTGCATGAGAAGATGATGGGCGGGAGGAACCCAACCTGCTCTGCACACTCCCATTTTTGAGAAGTGGACAGGCTTTCCCTCCCCACTCTAGCAGCATGGGGCAGGATCTGAGGGTCCCCCTGCCCGCATGACCCATGTGGGTCACTGCACACGCAGGCCAGGAGAGTTAGGGCACAGGCTCGGGAGTCCTAACCCCTGCATTTGAACCTTGCCTCTTAGACTCATAGGCTTGGCCACCTTGACCATATCGTGTACCCTCCCTGAGCCTCATTCTCTCACTTCCCTGGAAAGTGAGGGTCCTATTACTGATGCCATGGGCTTTGGAGAGGAGTCAGTGAGGTCAGGTGTGTGTGATTATAAACTGTTAGCGTGGTCTGATACTTTGTCTAGCTCGTACTCAACGAGTGAATGCCTgccgtgtgccaggcactattgtAGGGTAAATAGTGAATAAAAGATGCTAAGTTCATGCCCTTCTGGAACTGCCATTCTAGGGAGATGGATCAAACAGGAGCTCATCAGAGGGTGTTAATGagccatcattaaaaataaagcagggaagggggcggcagagTGCAGAGGGGCGGGAGCAATGTACCCTGCCATCGAGGCAGGGCCTTCGGGCTTTGTGAGAGGTCACTTCCACCCAGAGCGGGTGTTTGGGATGGGATGGCTCAGACATCCCCTGTCCACTTCCCCCTTTGCTagcagaggagactgaggcccaacAAGCCTCTTAACACCCTCTTCTCTCCCCCACAAAATTCCAGATCCCTGGGGGGTGACGTTGCCTCTGACGGTGACTTCCTCATCTTCGAGGGGAACCGTTACAGCCGGAAGGGCTTTCTGTTCAAGAGTTTTGCCATGTCTGCTGTGGTAAGAGTCCCAGAGGGAGTCGTGCCAAGGGTGGTAGGGAGTGGGAAGGCCCAGCTTTCTCCCTCCTGCAGTTCAGGCCCCAGAGCAGTGGGTTATCTGGGTTTGTCCCAGGTAATCCTCAAAGGAGTATCCCTAGGAGAATAACCTCACCATCTTTCCAGCCCGTTAAGCTGGGCTGTGCCTCTGACCTTCAtctgcttccttctcttcctcttgttTTGGGGCTCAGATCACAGAGGGTGTGAAGCCCACACTGTCTGAGCTGGAGAAGTTTGAGGACCAGCCAGAGGGCATCGACCTGGAGGTGGTGACTGAAAGCACAGGTATGAGGTCACGGTCGGTAACCCAGTCCAAGGAGAGGGCGGCCCATGGTGAGCAGCCCCCAGGTTAGCCCTGTGTCTGCCCCGCAGGGAAGGAGCGGGAGCACAACTTCCAGCCCGGGGACAACGTGGAGGTGTGCGAGGGCGAGCTTATCAACCTTCAGGGCAAGATCCTCAGCGTGGACGGCAACAAGATCACCATCATGCCCAAGCACGAGGACCTCAAGGTGGGGGCCGCACCACTCGTGTGTACCTGCTGGGTTGAGAGCATGATGAGACCATGGAGGATTCTTGAGGTCACTGGTTTTAGTTTGCTTGGGGGTGGGTGCGTCTGACACTTGTCCAGGCCCAGTGGTGTGTGTCTAGGGTGAGGCTGTCTCCAGGTGGGTCTGAGGAGGTCTCTGTAGTCTGGTGTCATCTGTCTTGGGGATGGCCCATCTCTATGCAGGGTTAAGGCTTGTCCAGGCTGATATCCTGGGTTTCTGGGGCAGGCTGAGGGTGGTCTCCAGTTGGGGGCGTGAGCCTGGTGTGGGTTGTGGCCTGAACTTTCTGGGAATACGAGTGGAATCTGAAGGCGGGTGGGCACGTGGTCTGTGGTGACTTCCCTAACCTGCTCGCTGtcctcacccccatccccaggaCATGCTGGAGTTCCCGGCCCAGGAACTTCGCAAGTACTTCAAGATGGGGGACCATGTGAAGGTGATCGCTGGTCGGTTTGAGGGCGACACAGGCCTCATCGTGCGGGTGGAAGAGAactttgtcatcctcttctctgacCTCACCATGCACGAGGTAGCTGGTGGGGGGCTGGGAGCGGGGTGGATGTACACGGAGCCACATGGACCCTGCTTCACCCACTCCCATCTCCTACAGCTGAAGGTGCTCCCCCGGGACCTGCAGCTCTGTTCAGAGACGGCATCAGGTGTGGATGTCGGGGGCCAGCACGAATGGGGGGAGCTGGTGCAGCTGGACCCCCAGACCGTGGGTGTCATCGTGCGACTGGAGCGGGAGACCTTCCAGGTGTGTGTGCTGCACGCAGGGGTCTCCTCTCCCTCCAGCTCTTCATCCTGGGAGGTGGCGGAGCAAGGTGGCCGAGAACCCAGACTGCTCCGGGTGCAGACCTGGCTCTGTCGTGCGGGGCCCGCTGTGTAACATCGGTCGGGCAAGTGCTTGTCAGTTagcccctctgtgcctcagtatcACACCTTGTGAAAAGGAAGTAGCAGCGGCATATGCTTCACTGGCTGTGACTGAACCCTGAAGTCAGATACGTACCTGGGCACTGGGTGCTGGGCTTCAGGGCTGGGTGCTGCTAGTGTCTTCCTCCCTTTCACTGAGGATGCGGCAGCCAAAGAGTATGAATGCTTCGGACCCCAGACTCTGGGTTCTCATCTCAGCTCTTTTACGttctgctgtgtgaccctgagctaGTAACTTGCCCTCCCTGGGCCTGAGATTTTCCCTCTAAAATGGGAGCTGTGACAGCACCCACCTCAGAGGGAAATTTGAGGCCTCAGTGGAATCTTGTGTGAAGTTTAGTACCCATCTGGCACAGAGTGATGGATAGACATTAACTAATATGTTAACGTTTGTTCCTCTGCTCATCTCAGGTCCCTGATGCTTAGTCAGAATGGAGTCTCCTTCTAGAGGGTGTTTTGGAATGACGGGGACATTTTTGGGTGACCCGGTGCCCAGGGGGTGGTTCCTAACATCGCCTGCCCCAGAGTCAGGGAGTCTAGACATCCTGCAGAGCTTGGGACAGTCTCCCATAGGAAGAACCATCCCACTGCAGGGAAGCCCTGCCCCACATGACGCCTTTCCACTCTCAGCCACTCGGTATCCCCTCCCGTCCCTCCATAGGTGCTGAACATGTATGGGAAGGTGGTGACTGTCAGGCACCAGGCTGTGACCCGGAAGAAAGACAACCGCTTTGCCGTGGCCCTGGACTCAGAACAGAATAATATCCACGTGAAAGACATTGTCAAGGTCATTGACGGCCCCCACTCGGTGAGTATAAGCTTTGTCCCATCTGTTACAGCTGAGAGATTTGGGGTAGGGCGTGGCCACAAGCTGACTGTCCTTCCCCCGTCCAGGGCCGGGAAGGCGAGATTCGCCATCTCTTCCGCAGCTTCGCCTTCCTGCACTGCAAGAAACTGGTGGAGAATGGTGGCATGTTTGTCTGCAAGACCCGCCACCTGGTGCTGGCAGGAGGCTCGAAGGTGAGGCGGGCATGGTGGCACCCTGTCTGCTGGCCACCTGGCTCAGCTGTCTGGTCTTCCCTGGCCTCAGGAGTGACACAAATGGGCTTGATGTCCGTTTGGACAGGAGGGCAGATGTCAGTGTCAGGTCCTTGGCAAATTGTGGGAAAAAAAAGGGTTTTGAGATTCTGATCTGTTTACcagatcatttattcattcagttttaTGGAGCACCTGTTAGGTGTTTGATGCTGGAGCTGCGGCAGTGAGCAGTACAAAAAACCCATCTCCTAGTGCTGCTCCTCTGGAGATGAGCAGATAAATAAACACATGTGTAGCACAACTTGGGCTGATGGTGAAGTATAAACCGAGATGAGAGAGAGCGTATGGGGGTTGCTGCTTTAGAGAGGACGCTAAGGACAGACTCACCTCCTTGAGGAGGTGGCATTTAAGCCAGAGACTTGAAGGAAGGGTCAGGGCACCCCATGAATGTCTCGGGACAGCACAGTTCCTGAGGTGGGATTTGTAGGAAGTTGTGCAGAACTAggtatccaaaaggaaatcagatgTGGAATCTGGGGAGCTGGGATCAGGAGATGGTCTCCTCAGGGCCCTGCAGATGGAATGCGGAATCCCCATGGCTTGCAGTTTGTATGTCACTGGGGGTTTAAATTCCTGACCACCACATGGTAGTCCCACTCCTTGCCTCTTGATTGACAGGCCCACAGTGGCATAGGGGTGGCAGTTTTCCTAAAGGGAATTGAGCCATTGTGAccagaaggagggagggatggcTGCTGGGCAGGTTCAAACAACAGACGTGGGATGTGTGGGGCCTGGGAACCTGTCACTCAGGCCCTGGCTGCCAGTTCACTTCTTGTCTCTCCCCCTAGCCTCGCGATGTGACCAACTTCACAGTAGGAGGCTTTGCCCCTATGAGCCCCCGGATCAGCAGCCCTATGCACCCCAGTGCTGGAGGTGAGGGGGATCTGGGGTGTGGATATgtctgggggctggaggagggatgTTGTTCAGCCTGCACTCACTATCTGCTCTGGGCCAGCCTGCAGATGGTAAGACTCACAGCCCAGGGGAGACCCGACCCCCAACCCCCTGCCAACAGTGACAGCCCAGGGTGGTCAGGGCTGTGAAGGGAAAGCCCTGGGCTCTGGTGGGGGGGCCCGCAGAGGAGGCTCCTAACCCAGAGGTTGGGGGCAGTCAGGCGAAGAGGGGGCTGGAAGGGACCCTGGCTATGGGCACAGCATGTGGGGGGGTGAACCAGGGACTAGTGACATTCTTCCTTCCCAGGTCAGCGCGGTGGCTTTGGCAGCCCAGGTGGCGGCAGTGGTGGCATGAGCAGGGGCCGAGGGCGGAGAGACAATGAGCTCATCGGCCAGACTGTGCGCATCTCCCAGGGGCCCTACAAAGGTGATCTGCAGGGCTGTGTGGAGGCCCGGGGAGGGCCGTGGGGAGGAGAGCCCGCTTGCTGACCTCCTGCCTCCCCACCAGGCTACATTGGTGTGGTGAAGGACGCCACAGAGTCCACTGCCCGCGTGGAGCTGCACTCCACCTGCCAGACCATCTCAGTGGACCGCCAGCGCCTCACCACCGTGTACGGGCCAGGGCCGGGCTGGGAAGAAGGCTGTTGGGCGGTGGGAGGGCCCTGCTCACCCtacttgttctctgtgtctacagGGGCTCACGGCGCCCAGGCGGCATGGCCTCAACCTACGGGCGGACACCCATGTATGGCTCCCAGACGCCCATGTACGGCTCTGGCTCCCGCACACCCATGTACGGCTCTCAGACGCCCCTCCAGGATGGTGAGCGCTCCCAGCAGACAGGGATGGGGGTGATGTGGAGGGGTCTAGAGACAGGACAGAACTGACGGACACATCTCTCTCCCGTTCCAGGCAGCCGCACCCCACATTATGGCTCTCAGACGCCCTTGCATGACGGCAGCCGCACTCCTGCCCAGAGTGGGGCCTGGGACCCAAACAACCCCAATACACCATCACGGTGAGCTGGGGCCGGAGCAAGGTTCCCTGAgtgtgtgtgcccgtgtgcgtgcctgtgtgcatgAGTGGTTCCACTGGGTGTCTATGGAATGGTCAGGTCTGTGTGACCTACCCTGAGTCCTCTGCTCCCAGCCCCAGGCTGGTTATGTGAAGGAGGGTAGGCCTTGCTGGGGCTGGAGCCAAAGTCATTTCCCCAGCTCCCATCAGAGTAGTGAGTTGGGATTAAGACGTGGGCCTGGAGACAGAGTGTGTGACCGTCGTTACGTGGCTGGTTGCATGAGCTTGGATGGGCAACCTCATCTCTGTTTCCCAAGTGTGCCCACCTGTGAAAAGAGGCCTCTGGATGGGCTGTCTGTGAGGATGAGGTTGCCTTGGTTTTGCCTGGTGTTCCGTGCTGTCCTGGAGGCATTCGCTACATCGCTGTGACCACCATAGTCATTCTCAACAGACCTCTCTCCCCAACAGGGCTGAGGAAGAATATGAGTATGCCTTTGATGATGAGCCTACCCCATCCCCACAGGCCTACGGGGgcacccccaacccccaaacACCTGGCTACCCAGACCCCTCGTCCCCGCAGGTCAACCCACAGTACAACCCACAGACTCCAGGGACACCAGCCATGTGAGTCCATTGGGGCTAGCCCTTATCAGCTGCTGCCAAAACCTTCTCGCTGCCAAAGCCTCCTCGCTGCCATCACCTCCTTCTCTCCTAATATTTATTTGGTGCATTGGGTCTGCATTGcatcatgcgggatctttcattgcagcatgtgaactaGTTGtcgcctgtgggatctagttccctgaccagggattgaacccaggccccctgcattgcaaggcggattcttaaccactggaccaccagggaagtctcttctcttcccttctaaTGCCCCCAACTAGTACCGCTTCGCTCCTTGTCTCTGCAGGTACAACACAGACCAGTTCTCCCCCTATGCCGCCCCCTCTCCGCAAGGCTCCTaccagcccagccccagccctcagAGCTACCACCAGGTGGCGCCAAGTCCAGCAGGCTACCAGAATACCCACTCCCCAGCCAGCTACCACCCCACACCCTCGCCAATGGCATATCAGGTACTGGTCAACTGACACGCCCTTGAGTGTGCTGGGCTAAGATGGGCCTTGGGCCTGTAGGGACACCCAGGCCAAATGACCTGTTCCCAGCAACCGCATCCCCTTTTCCCTACAGGCCAGCCCCAGCCCAAGCCCTGTTGG
Above is a genomic segment from Ovis canadensis isolate MfBH-ARS-UI-01 breed Bighorn chromosome 14, ARS-UI_OviCan_v2, whole genome shotgun sequence containing:
- the SUPT5H gene encoding transcription elongation factor SPT5 isoform X3, which translates into the protein MSDSEDSNFSEEEDSERSSDGEEAEVEEERRSAAGSEKEEEPEEEEEEEEEEEYDEEEEEEDDDRPPKKPRHGGFILDEADVDDEYEDEDQWEDGAEDILEKGEGASNIDNVVLDEDRSGARRLQNLWRDQREEELGEYYMKKYAKSSVGETVYGGSDELSDDITQQQLLPGVKDPNLWTVKCKIGEERATAISLMRKFIAYQFTDTPLQIKSVVAPEHVKGYIYVEAYKQTHVKQAIEGVGNLRLGYWNQQMVPIKEMTDVLKVVKEVANLKPKSWVRLKRGIYKDDIAQVDYVEPSQNTISLKMIPRIDYDRIKARMSLKDWFAKRKKFKRPPQRLFDAEKIRSLGGDVASDGDFLIFEGNRYSRKGFLFKSFAMSAVITEGVKPTLSELEKFEDQPEGIDLEVVTESTGKEREHNFQPGDNVEVCEGELINLQGKILSVDGNKITIMPKHEDLKDMLEFPAQELRKYFKMGDHVKVIAGRFEGDTGLIVRVEENFVILFSDLTMHELKVLPRDLQLCSETASGVDVGGQHEWGELVQLDPQTVGVIVRLERETFQVLNMYGKVVTVRHQAVTRKKDNRFAVALDSEQNNIHVKDIVKVIDGPHSGREGEIRHLFRSFAFLHCKKLVENGGMFVCKTRHLVLAGGSKPRDVTNFTVGGFAPMSPRISSPMHPSAGGQRGGFGSPGGGSGGMSRGRGRRDNELIGQTVRISQGPYKGYIGVVKDATESTARVELHSTCQTISVDRQRLTTVGSRRPGGMASTYGRTPMYGSQTPMYGSGSRTPMYGSQTPLQDGSRTPHYGSQTPLHDGSRTPAQSGAWDPNNPNTPSRAEEEYEYAFDDEPTPSPQAYGGTPNPQTPGYPDPSSPQVNPQYNPQTPGTPAMYNTDQFSPYAAPSPQGSYQPSPSPQSYHQVAPSPAGYQNTHSPASYHPTPSPMAYQASPSPSPVGYSPMTPGAPSPGGYNPHTPGSGIEQNSSDWVTTDIQVKVRDTYLDTQVVGQTGVIRSVTGGMCSVYLKDSEKVVSISSEHLEPITPTKNNKVKVILGEDREATGVLLSIDGEDGIVRMDLDEQLKILNLRFLGKLLEA
- the SUPT5H gene encoding transcription elongation factor SPT5 isoform X1; its protein translation is MSDSEDSNFSEEEDSERSSDGEEAEVEEERRSAAGSEKEEEPEEEEEEEEEEEYDEEEEEEDDDRPPKKPRHGGFILDEADVDDEYEDEDQWEDGAEDILEKVEEIEASNIDNVVLDEDRSGARRLQNLWRDQREEELGEYYMKKYAKSSVGETVYGGSDELSDDITQQQLLPGVKDPNLWTVKCKIGEERATAISLMRKFIAYQFTDTPLQIKSVVAPEHVKGYIYVEAYKQTHVKQAIEGVGNLRLGYWNQQMVPIKEMTDVLKVVKEVANLKPKSWVRLKRGIYKDDIAQVDYVEPSQNTISLKMIPRIDYDRIKARMSLKDWFAKRKKFKRPPQRLFDAEKIRSLGGDVASDGDFLIFEGNRYSRKGFLFKSFAMSAVITEGVKPTLSELEKFEDQPEGIDLEVVTESTGKEREHNFQPGDNVEVCEGELINLQGKILSVDGNKITIMPKHEDLKDMLEFPAQELRKYFKMGDHVKVIAGRFEGDTGLIVRVEENFVILFSDLTMHELKVLPRDLQLCSETASGVDVGGQHEWGELVQLDPQTVGVIVRLERETFQVLNMYGKVVTVRHQAVTRKKDNRFAVALDSEQNNIHVKDIVKVIDGPHSGREGEIRHLFRSFAFLHCKKLVENGGMFVCKTRHLVLAGGSKPRDVTNFTVGGFAPMSPRISSPMHPSAGGQRGGFGSPGGGSGGMSRGRGRRDNELIGQTVRISQGPYKGYIGVVKDATESTARVELHSTCQTISVDRQRLTTVGSRRPGGMASTYGRTPMYGSQTPMYGSGSRTPMYGSQTPLQDGSRTPHYGSQTPLHDGSRTPAQSGAWDPNNPNTPSRAEEEYEYAFDDEPTPSPQAYGGTPNPQTPGYPDPSSPQVNPQYNPQTPGTPAMYNTDQFSPYAAPSPQGSYQPSPSPQSYHQVAPSPAGYQNTHSPASYHPTPSPMAYQASPSPSPVGYSPMTPGAPSPGGYNPHTPGSGIEQNSSDWVTTDIQVKVRDTYLDTQVVGQTGVIRSVTGGMCSVYLKDSEKVVSISSEHLEPITPTKNNKVKVILGEDREATGVLLSIDGEDGIVRMDLDEQLKILNLRFLGKLLEA
- the SUPT5H gene encoding transcription elongation factor SPT5 isoform X2, which encodes MSDSEDSNFSEEEDSERSSDGEEAEVEEERRSAAGSEKEEEPEEEEEEEEEEEYDEEEEEEDDDRPPKKPRHGGFILDEADVDDEYEDEDQWEDGAEDILEKEEIEASNIDNVVLDEDRSGARRLQNLWRDQREEELGEYYMKKYAKSSVGETVYGGSDELSDDITQQQLLPGVKDPNLWTVKCKIGEERATAISLMRKFIAYQFTDTPLQIKSVVAPEHVKGYIYVEAYKQTHVKQAIEGVGNLRLGYWNQQMVPIKEMTDVLKVVKEVANLKPKSWVRLKRGIYKDDIAQVDYVEPSQNTISLKMIPRIDYDRIKARMSLKDWFAKRKKFKRPPQRLFDAEKIRSLGGDVASDGDFLIFEGNRYSRKGFLFKSFAMSAVITEGVKPTLSELEKFEDQPEGIDLEVVTESTGKEREHNFQPGDNVEVCEGELINLQGKILSVDGNKITIMPKHEDLKDMLEFPAQELRKYFKMGDHVKVIAGRFEGDTGLIVRVEENFVILFSDLTMHELKVLPRDLQLCSETASGVDVGGQHEWGELVQLDPQTVGVIVRLERETFQVLNMYGKVVTVRHQAVTRKKDNRFAVALDSEQNNIHVKDIVKVIDGPHSGREGEIRHLFRSFAFLHCKKLVENGGMFVCKTRHLVLAGGSKPRDVTNFTVGGFAPMSPRISSPMHPSAGGQRGGFGSPGGGSGGMSRGRGRRDNELIGQTVRISQGPYKGYIGVVKDATESTARVELHSTCQTISVDRQRLTTVGSRRPGGMASTYGRTPMYGSQTPMYGSGSRTPMYGSQTPLQDGSRTPHYGSQTPLHDGSRTPAQSGAWDPNNPNTPSRAEEEYEYAFDDEPTPSPQAYGGTPNPQTPGYPDPSSPQVNPQYNPQTPGTPAMYNTDQFSPYAAPSPQGSYQPSPSPQSYHQVAPSPAGYQNTHSPASYHPTPSPMAYQASPSPSPVGYSPMTPGAPSPGGYNPHTPGSGIEQNSSDWVTTDIQVKVRDTYLDTQVVGQTGVIRSVTGGMCSVYLKDSEKVVSISSEHLEPITPTKNNKVKVILGEDREATGVLLSIDGEDGIVRMDLDEQLKILNLRFLGKLLEA